The genome window GCCAAGGTCGAGAGGATCAGTCAATTGCTTTCATTTTCAAACAATCGGCACTTTGAGAATTTTTTTCTAAAGCTCGGGACGAGCCTGCAGCGATCAGGAGCGTTTCAGTCGATTATTCTTCCTCGTCACCCAATGTGCGCACGAGGTCGAGAATCTTCCGCCTGATCTTGGCATCCGTTATCTTTGCGAATGCGCGAGCGAGCTGGATGCCCTCCGAGCTGTTTAGAAAGCCGACGACATAGGTGGTCTCGCTCTCTTCATCGAATCCCTTTGGTTTGTCGGACTGGCCGGGCATGTCGTCAAAGAAAAAGGTGACCGGCACGTTGAGAATGTTGCCGATGGCCTGCAATCGGCTGGCGCCGACACGGTTCATACCCTTTTCGTATTTCTGGATTTGCTGAAATGTTATTCCAAGGCTGTCACCAAGCTTTTCCTGGCTCAAACCGATCATGTTGCGTCGCAATCGAATCCGCGCTCCGACGTGCACGTCTACTGGATTAGGTCTCTTTTTATTATCAGACATGAAAATCTCATTCGTATGAAATGGGGCTGAAAATGAATTTTATCACCAATATATCAACGGGCCAAATATGGCGTTATTCGACAGGGCAACGTCAGAAATGTCAACCAACCCTTGTCCTCTGGCGCAAAAAATACGCCAGCGTTGCAATCAGAACCATGCCAATTACAACCCAGAATTGATACCAACGAGAATCTTCGCTCAGCGGTAGCTGCACCTTCCCAGGAAGCGTCACATCCACCACGCCGACAGCGTCAAGTGCGAGTGCGTCGATGATTCGACCGTAGGGATCGACAACGCCGGAAAGGCCATTATTGGCCGCCCGAACAAGGGGGAGTCCCTGCTCAACTGCGCGCAACTGCGCCTGCCGGAAGTGCTGGTAGGGACCGGGTGTGTCGCCATACCATGCGTCGTTGGTTACATTGACGATCGCATCTGCCGGGGGACCTTGATAGGCCATTTCGGCCGGGAAAATTGCTTCGTAGCAGATCAGCGGCAATGCATTGAAGCCGTCCAGGACCGGAAGCGAGCGCCGGGTCGTCGCGGCAGTAAATCCGCCCGGCAATTCAACGACTTCGCTGACGCCAAGTTTGCGCAGAATACTCTCCAGCGGCACGTATTCACCAAAAGGAACGAGATGAA of Phyllobacterium zundukense contains these proteins:
- a CDS encoding helix-turn-helix domain-containing protein, with amino-acid sequence MSDNKKRPNPVDVHVGARIRLRRNMIGLSQEKLGDSLGITFQQIQKYEKGMNRVGASRLQAIGNILNVPVTFFFDDMPGQSDKPKGFDEESETTYVVGFLNSSEGIQLARAFAKITDAKIRRKILDLVRTLGDEEE